A single genomic interval of Gavia stellata isolate bGavSte3 chromosome 31, bGavSte3.hap2, whole genome shotgun sequence harbors:
- the LOC132319771 gene encoding disintegrin and metalloproteinase domain-containing protein 32-like — translation MGPRRALLLLLLRSQVLSQITVPLRLPANATGETDAVSYVLRIEGRPYTIHLQQHVFLSDDFRIYMSNEKGSLHSDSTRIKGGCHYRGYIEGFPSSAVTLSTCSGLRGLLQFENVSYGIEPLGYSPAFEHFVYRMSDENTVGSLFANSHPKKGPGGLTEPLSAAAQSAKYFKVYVVLDKALYNYMGSDTNAATQKIIQVFNLVNNMFNPLNVTVVLSSLELWTQENKISTAGEAEDLLQRFLQWEQSYLALQSYDTAYLLVYRDRAAFVGATAPGKACQRDAAGAVAVYQGAVTLESFSVLLAQLLGRSLGMSYDNSRDCRCPGRICLMSPEALHFSGAKAFSSCSIRDFETFLKHDGGACLFHRPHLTGLSYRRAAICGNGIVEPGEQCDCGAAGACLKDKCCTKTCQFKPGVKCSSGLCCNECQFKQKNSQCRPPADAQCDLAEFCNGSSASCPPDLYVQDGHGCERGTGYCYKGRCQSPDLQCQALYGKGSKNAPVACYEELNSQRDRFGHCGFQPRQGYKSCAWRNLRCGKLICTYPYSTPFPSDAAAVLYVQVREHLCVSLDYLNAPARLDPLLVPPGTKCGSGKVCINSTCHPHSVLGYDCDSAVKCHGHGVCNNKKHCHCHPGWKPPDCQRKGSRLGGSVDSGLQVTDGGLSLRRALEDATLAWLVLGSCLFLLILARAACLVLRRQVLGRRCGQQPPGSEGSAAAEGSDRSELEPDPELEPDPELALDPEPEPGPQPRPRRGR, via the exons Atggggccgcgccgggcgctgctgctgctgctgctgc gcTCGCAGGTGCTGTCCCAGATCACGGTCCCGCTGCGGCTGCCGGCAAACGCGACGGGAGAGACG GACGCGGTGTCCTACGTCCTCAGGATCGAGGGGCGGCCGTACACCAttcacctgcagcagca TGTCTTTTTATCTGATGATTTCAGGATTTACATGTCTAACGAGAAGGGATCTTTGCACTCTGATTCAACCCGTATCAAG GGAGGCTGCCACTACCGGGGGTACATCGAGGGCTTCCCCAGCTCGGCAGTGACCCTCAGCACCTGCTCGGGGCTCAG GGGCTTGCTGCAGTTTGAGAACGTCAGCTACGGGATTGAGCCCCTGGGTTATTCTCCTGCGTTCGAGCACTTTGTGTATCGAATGAGTGATGAGAACACGGTAGGTTCCCTCTTTGCCAACAGCCACCCGAAGAAGGGGCCAGGCGGGCTGACAG agccacTATCAGCTGCAGCACAATCTGCCAAATACTTCAAAGTGTATGTAGTTTTGGACAAGGCTTTG TACAACTATATGGGTTCAGACACGAATGCTGCAACGCAGAAGATAATCCAGGTCTTCAATTTAGTCAACAAT ATGTTTAATCCTCTTAATGTTACTGTTGTGCTGTCCTCCCTGGAGCTGTGGACACAGGAGAATAAAATATCAACAGCAGGGGAAGCAGAGGACCTTCTACAGCGATTTTTACAGTGGGAACAGTCATATCTCGCTCTGCAGTCGTATGACACAGCTTATCTATTGGT GTACAGGGACCGAGCAGCGTTCGTGGGTGCAACGGCTCCAGGAAAGGCGTGTCAGAGAGACGCTGCTGGCGCAGTGGCCGTG tACCAAGGGGCCGTGACGCTGGAGTCTTTCTCCGTCCTCCTGGCCCAGTTGCTGGGACGCAGCCTGGGCATGAGCTATGACAACTCCCGAGACTGCCGCTGCCCCGGGCGCATCTGCCTCATGAGCCCGGAGGCGCT aCATTTCAGTGGGGCAAAAGCCTTTAGCAGCTGCAGCATCAGGGACTTTGAAACCTTCCTGAAGCACGATGGAGGCGCGTGCCTTTTCCATAGACCCCACTTGACCGGACTGTCCTACCGGAGAGCGGCCATCTGCGGCAATGGCATCGTGGAGCCTGGCGAGCAGTGCGACTGCGGGGCAGCAGGG GCATGCTTGAAGGATAAATGCTGTACTAAAACATGTCAGTTTAAGCCAGGAGTGAAATGTTCCTCTGGATTATGTTGTAATGAGTGTCAG TTCAAGCAGAAAAACTCGCAGTGCCGCCCCCCCGCCGACGCGCAGTGTGACCTGGCCGAGTTCTGCAACGGGTCCTCCGCGTCCTGCCCCCCCGACCTGTACGTGCAGGACGGGCACGGCTGTGAGCGCGGCACCGGCTACTGCTACAAGGGACGCTGCCAGTCTCCAGATCTGCAGTGCCAGGCGCTTTATGGGAAAG GTTCAAAAAACGCTCCTGTGGCATGTTACGAGGAACTGAATAGTCAGCGGGACAGGTTTGGACACTGCGGGTTCCAGCCCAGGCAAGGCTATAAGTCCTGCGCTTGGAG GAATCTCAGATGTGGAAAGTTAATCTGCACATACCCGTACAGCACTCCATTTCCGTCAGATGCTGCTGCCGTTCTTTACGTCCAAGTGCGCGAGCATTTATGTGTATCTTTGGATTATTTGAATGCACCGGCAAGGCTGGATCCTCTTCTGGTTCCGCCAGGTACAAAGTGTGGTTCTGGAAAG GTGTGTATAAACAGCACTTGTCACCCACATTCGGTCCTGGGATATGACTGTGACAGCGCAGTGAAGTGCCATGGCCACGGC GTGTGCAATAATAAGAAACACTGCCACTGCCACCCTGGCTGGAAGCCCCCCGACTGCCAGCGGAAGGGATCCCGCTTGGGGGGCAGCGTCGACAGTGGCCTCCAGGTGACGGACGGTG GCCTCTCCCTGCGGCGAGCGCTGGAGGACGCGACGCTGGCCTGGCTCGTGCTGGgctcctgcctcttcctcctcatcctcgCCAGGGCCGCATGCCTCGTCCTCCGGCGGCAGGTGCTGGGCCGGCGCTgcgggcagcagcccccaggctCGGAGGG CTCCGCCGCCGCGGAGGGCAGCGACCGCTCGGAGCTGGAGCCGGACCCGGAGCTGGAGCCGGACCCGGAGCTGGCGCTTGACCCCGAGCCCGAGCCCGGCCCGCAGCCGCGGCCGCGGCGCGGGCGCTAA